In Janthinobacterium sp. J1-1, a single genomic region encodes these proteins:
- a CDS encoding PRC-barrel domain-containing protein — translation MSYEERDAYGMYVDRGHKGPGPELMGADTLIGDHVHNAKDEHLGEIKEIMIDMRSGKIAYAVMSHGGVFTIGEKLFAVPWEALLLDTVNKRFTLNIDKERIENAPGFDTDNWPNMADTTWSNEIHSYYGTTAREY, via the coding sequence ATGAGCTATGAAGAACGCGACGCCTATGGCATGTATGTGGACCGTGGCCATAAAGGTCCCGGCCCCGAACTGATGGGTGCCGACACCCTGATCGGCGACCACGTGCATAACGCCAAGGATGAACATCTCGGTGAAATCAAGGAAATCATGATCGACATGCGCAGCGGCAAAATTGCCTACGCCGTCATGTCGCACGGCGGCGTGTTCACCATCGGCGAAAAACTGTTCGCCGTGCCCTGGGAAGCCCTGCTGCTCGACACCGTCAACAAGCGCTTCACGCTGAACATCGACAAGGAGCGCATCGAAAACGCGCCCGGCTTCGACACCGACAACTGGCCGAACATGGCCGACACCACCTGGTCCAACGAGATCCACAGCTATTACGGCACCACCGCCCGCGAATACTAA
- a CDS encoding TonB family protein, which produces MISRSHQERPVLGWGIASALVTALALALLLWLSWRPQAVAPPLPAASVMVVFAAQAMSPETQASQAVGARQSAASHAARPPPGPLPAPALPVLARADASVIATTDKQAKAAASPSPDPGQDAALEAASPAQASSSAAPAPAAVRGPQAAPFDSDTPASSAVQASWQSLVLGHLARFKRYPGDARQRQRAGQAWVRFRLDAGGKLLSSELLTSSGTVLLDREALQVLARAQPLPAPPGEVLRQGVVTVTLPVSFKLAAGHPPDAT; this is translated from the coding sequence GTGATTTCGCGATCGCATCAGGAGCGGCCCGTGCTGGGCTGGGGCATCGCCAGTGCGCTGGTGACGGCGCTGGCGCTGGCGCTGCTGCTGTGGCTGAGCTGGCGGCCGCAGGCGGTGGCGCCGCCATTGCCCGCAGCCAGCGTGATGGTGGTGTTTGCCGCGCAAGCGATGTCGCCGGAAACGCAGGCCAGCCAGGCGGTGGGCGCGCGCCAGTCGGCCGCCTCGCATGCGGCGCGGCCGCCTCCTGGTCCGCTTCCCGCGCCAGCGCTGCCGGTGCTGGCACGTGCCGATGCCTCGGTCATCGCGACGACCGACAAGCAGGCGAAGGCGGCCGCCAGTCCATCGCCCGACCCGGGCCAGGATGCGGCGCTGGAGGCGGCCTCGCCGGCACAGGCCAGCAGCAGCGCCGCGCCGGCGCCGGCGGCCGTGCGCGGTCCGCAGGCGGCGCCCTTCGACAGCGATACGCCAGCGAGCAGCGCCGTGCAAGCCAGCTGGCAAAGCCTGGTGCTGGGGCATCTGGCGCGCTTCAAGCGTTATCCGGGCGATGCGCGCCAGCGCCAGCGGGCAGGGCAGGCGTGGGTGCGTTTCCGGCTCGATGCGGGCGGCAAGCTGCTGTCGAGCGAGCTGCTGACGTCCTCGGGCACGGTGTTGCTCGACCGCGAAGCGCTGCAGGTGCTGGCGCGCGCCCAGCCTTTGCCGGCGCCGCCCGGCGAGGTGCTGCGGCAGGGCGTGGTGACCGTCACCTTGCCCGTGTCGTTCAAGCTGGCGGCGGGCCACCCGCCCGATGCCACATGA
- a CDS encoding TonB-dependent receptor domain-containing protein — protein sequence MKMNRMAYAVGVCMMVLVQQARAQEDDDGKVEFSALNVSGEAVSAEQQALEKPGAVSARGADTRLQSVDQIVRSMPGTFTQIDPAQGAVSVNIRGLSGLGRVNMMVDGVSQNYYGSAPSEVSHGGVPGSQFGALIDPNFIVGVDVSRGNITGGDGVNALAGSANFRTIGVDDVVFAGERTGARTKLSAGNNGTGRSAMLAVALKNPAFDGGSVGFMAATSASVIGSNYKNGKGTNSEEFGFGYNRYYKQKPKSQLLKLDLTLSDFHALELSARDYRNTFTRRDIQSNDYYVKYHYTPFSELVDLNVMASSSRGNQKYMPEALLNFVNTNAANRADAFDIHNTSSFRLAGGDALVTVGGKLMRNRYSKHVESLVHDPDNPDANRQSIESNTFGPSGRQRIDSLYASMQYNRGIYQVNAGLNYTGFELTGYKPACDVRVKCFPQGAADIALKEHGINPSLLLSAQLHPWFQPFASAERTMRGPNPQEVFFSNDGGASMNPFLKGEKSTTYQLGFNSSLHGLLSANDALNFKVLYFKSKIDGYITSQSFLVCEGGRKCNIAEVIATDWQTVDPYVTNMYIYINSATPVHTRGLELEAQYQWGPAYARLSYTREKTSQPTSIASAWFGAADISELPSVYYNLDVGARLLDNKLELGAIIKHTGSNRRLSPDNEADEVTGEVTKVSNPKIPAVIDLYASYRLGKNLLLRLSVQNAMDKDYSEALNRMNSMPSQSNDYTPMGTARGRTYVAGLEYRF from the coding sequence ATGAAAATGAACAGGATGGCGTACGCCGTGGGCGTGTGCATGATGGTGCTCGTCCAGCAGGCGCGGGCGCAGGAAGACGACGATGGCAAGGTGGAGTTTTCCGCCTTGAATGTCTCGGGTGAGGCTGTTTCCGCAGAGCAGCAGGCGCTGGAAAAACCGGGCGCCGTCAGCGCGCGCGGCGCCGACACGCGCTTGCAGTCGGTGGACCAGATCGTGCGCAGCATGCCGGGCACGTTTACCCAGATCGATCCGGCGCAGGGCGCCGTCAGCGTGAATATCCGCGGCCTGTCGGGCCTGGGCAGGGTCAACATGATGGTCGATGGCGTGAGCCAGAACTATTACGGCAGCGCGCCGTCGGAAGTGTCGCATGGCGGCGTGCCGGGCAGCCAGTTTGGCGCCCTGATCGACCCCAACTTCATCGTTGGCGTGGATGTTTCGCGCGGCAATATCACGGGCGGCGACGGCGTCAATGCGCTGGCTGGCAGCGCCAATTTTCGTACCATCGGCGTCGACGACGTGGTGTTTGCGGGCGAAAGAACGGGCGCGCGCACGAAACTGTCGGCGGGTAACAATGGCACCGGCCGCAGCGCCATGCTGGCCGTGGCGCTGAAAAACCCGGCTTTTGATGGCGGCAGCGTGGGCTTCATGGCCGCCACCAGCGCCAGCGTGATCGGCAGCAACTACAAGAATGGCAAGGGCACGAATAGCGAGGAGTTCGGTTTCGGCTACAACCGTTACTACAAGCAAAAACCGAAGTCGCAGCTGCTCAAGCTGGACCTGACACTGAGCGACTTCCATGCGCTGGAACTGTCGGCGCGCGATTATCGCAATACCTTCACGCGCCGCGATATCCAGAGCAACGATTACTATGTGAAATACCACTACACGCCGTTTTCCGAACTGGTCGACCTGAACGTCATGGCCAGCAGCAGCCGCGGCAACCAGAAATACATGCCGGAAGCCTTGCTCAATTTCGTCAACACCAATGCGGCCAACCGCGCCGACGCGTTCGACATCCACAACACCAGCAGCTTCCGGCTGGCCGGCGGCGACGCGCTGGTGACCGTGGGCGGCAAGCTGATGCGCAACCGCTACAGCAAGCATGTGGAAAGCCTGGTTCACGACCCGGACAACCCGGACGCCAACCGGCAGTCGATCGAGTCGAATACCTTCGGCCCGTCCGGACGTCAGAGGATCGACAGCCTGTACGCCAGCATGCAGTACAACCGCGGCATCTATCAGGTCAATGCCGGCCTGAACTACACGGGTTTCGAGCTGACCGGCTACAAGCCCGCCTGCGATGTGCGTGTGAAATGCTTCCCCCAGGGCGCGGCCGATATCGCCCTGAAGGAGCATGGCATCAACCCCTCGCTGCTGTTGTCGGCCCAGTTGCATCCGTGGTTCCAGCCGTTTGCCAGCGCCGAGCGCACCATGCGCGGGCCGAATCCGCAGGAAGTATTTTTCTCCAATGATGGCGGGGCCTCGATGAATCCTTTCCTGAAGGGGGAAAAGTCGACCACCTATCAGCTGGGCTTCAATTCCAGCCTGCATGGCTTGCTCAGTGCTAACGATGCGCTGAACTTCAAGGTGCTGTATTTCAAGAGCAAGATCGACGGCTATATCACCAGCCAGTCCTTTCTTGTCTGCGAAGGCGGGCGCAAGTGCAATATCGCCGAAGTGATCGCCACCGACTGGCAAACCGTCGATCCCTACGTGACCAATATGTATATCTACATCAACTCGGCCACGCCGGTGCATACGCGCGGGCTGGAACTGGAAGCGCAATACCAGTGGGGGCCGGCCTATGCGCGGCTGTCGTATACACGCGAAAAAACCAGCCAGCCCACCTCGATCGCCAGCGCCTGGTTCGGCGCGGCCGATATCAGCGAACTGCCCAGCGTGTACTACAACCTCGACGTCGGTGCGCGCCTGCTGGACAATAAACTGGAACTGGGCGCCATCATCAAGCATACGGGCAGCAACCGCCGCCTGTCGCCGGATAACGAGGCCGATGAGGTAACGGGCGAAGTGACCAAGGTGAGCAATCCGAAGATCCCGGCCGTGATCGACCTGTATGCCAGCTACCGGCTGGGCAAAAATCTGTTGCTGCGCCTGTCGGTGCAAAATGCGATGGACAAGGATTATTCCGAAGCGCTGAACCGCATGAATTCCATGCCCTCGCAGTCGAACGACTATACGCCGATGGGCACGGCGCGCGGCAGGACCTATGTGGCGGGGCTGGAGTACCGCTTTTAA
- the exbB gene encoding tonB-system energizer ExbB translates to MTVAASLTSLTPAARAAALSHDMSPFGMFLAADQVVKSVLLCLLLAALAAWVILLVKGASLLKARREAAQAVALLRTAISLPDATRKLASAAPLARLLLDDVRQELALSHADAPVAALKERVGFRQEQLLADTVRAMGQGLGVLASIGAVAPFVGLFGTVWGIMNSFIGIAASQSTNLATVAPGIAEALLATALGLVAAIPAVVIYNLLSRGINGYKAQLRAASAQVLLMLSRDLDGRDAATVRQSSLRQA, encoded by the coding sequence ATGACTGTTGCTGCTTCCCTCACTTCCCTGACACCCGCCGCGCGCGCCGCCGCCTTGTCCCATGATATGTCGCCCTTCGGCATGTTCCTTGCCGCCGACCAGGTGGTCAAGAGCGTGTTGCTTTGTTTGCTGCTCGCGGCATTGGCCGCCTGGGTGATCTTGCTGGTCAAGGGGGCCAGCCTGCTCAAGGCGCGGCGCGAAGCGGCCCAGGCCGTTGCCTTGCTCAGGACGGCAATTTCATTGCCGGACGCAACCCGGAAGCTGGCCAGCGCGGCGCCGCTGGCACGGCTGCTGCTCGATGACGTGCGGCAGGAACTGGCGCTGTCGCACGCCGATGCGCCGGTGGCGGCCCTGAAGGAGCGGGTGGGATTTCGTCAGGAGCAGTTGCTTGCCGATACCGTGCGCGCCATGGGGCAAGGCCTCGGCGTGCTGGCCAGTATCGGCGCCGTCGCCCCGTTCGTCGGTTTGTTCGGCACCGTGTGGGGCATCATGAACAGCTTTATCGGCATTGCCGCCAGCCAGAGCACCAACCTGGCGACGGTGGCGCCGGGCATTGCGGAAGCCTTGCTGGCCACGGCGCTCGGGCTGGTGGCGGCGATACCGGCCGTGGTGATCTATAACCTGCTCAGCCGTGGCATCAACGGTTACAAGGCGCAATTGCGCGCCGCTTCGGCGCAGGTGCTGCTGATGCTGAGCCGCGATCTCGATGGCCGGGACGCCGCCACTGTCCGTCAATCCAGCCTCCGGCAGGCCTGA
- the exbD gene encoding TonB system transport protein ExbD yields the protein MASLFPSQADDAADLAELSEINVTPFIDVMLVLLIIFMVVSPLATVDLKIDLPAATARPEPRPDQALFVSLKADRSLYLGEAPVAREQLGARLDGATGGDRQRTVFFQADKQAAYEDVLAVMDGLRQAGYLKVGLVGREGG from the coding sequence ATGGCCTCCCTGTTTCCTTCGCAAGCGGACGATGCGGCTGACCTGGCCGAACTGAGCGAGATCAATGTCACGCCCTTTATCGACGTGATGCTGGTGCTGCTGATTATCTTCATGGTCGTCTCGCCGCTGGCCACGGTCGACCTGAAGATCGATTTGCCGGCCGCCACCGCGCGGCCCGAACCACGCCCCGATCAGGCGCTGTTCGTGTCGCTGAAAGCCGACCGCAGCCTGTATCTGGGCGAGGCGCCGGTGGCGCGCGAGCAGCTCGGTGCGCGGCTGGACGGCGCAACCGGAGGCGACCGCCAGCGCACCGTGTTCTTCCAGGCTGACAAGCAGGCCGCTTACGAGGATGTGCTGGCGGTGATGGACGGTTTGCGCCAGGCCGGTTACCTGAAAGTGGGCCTGGTCGGCCGGGAGGGCGGGTGA